One region of Flavobacterium sp. KACC 22763 genomic DNA includes:
- the miaB gene encoding tRNA (N6-isopentenyl adenosine(37)-C2)-methylthiotransferase MiaB: MEKIIEESKQGESLVLENKPENTKKLFIESYGCAMNFSDSEVVASILSDGGYNTTSVLEEADLVLVNTCSIRDKAEQTIRKRLEKYNAVKRTNPKMKVGVLGCMAERLKSQFLEEEKIVDLVVGPDAYKDLPNLLAEVEEGRDAINVILSKEETYGDISPVRLMSNGITALVSITRGCDNMCTFCVVPFTRGRERSREPQSIMNEIQDLWNNGYKEVTLLGQNVDSYLWYGGGLKKDFVNASEMQKATAVDFDQLLEMVAVGFPKMRIRFSTSNPQDMHESILHVIAKYPNICKHIHLPVQSGSNRILKEMNRLHSREEYMALIDKIRAIVPDASISQDMIAGFPTETEEDHQDTMSLMEYVKYNFGYMYSYSERPGTLAGRKMEDDVEEETKARRLQEIVDLQQKHAWFRSEEFVGKTVEVLVEKVSKKSAAEFSGRNSQSITVVFPKENYKIGDFVNVKITSCTSGTLKGEAVGLSSMN; encoded by the coding sequence ATGGAAAAGATTATTGAAGAAAGCAAACAGGGCGAAAGTCTTGTTTTGGAAAATAAACCTGAGAATACTAAAAAACTTTTTATAGAAAGTTACGGCTGTGCGATGAATTTTTCGGACAGTGAAGTCGTAGCTTCCATTTTATCCGACGGAGGTTACAACACTACTTCTGTTCTAGAAGAAGCCGATTTGGTTTTGGTAAATACATGTTCTATTCGTGATAAAGCAGAACAGACTATTCGCAAGCGTTTAGAGAAATATAACGCAGTAAAACGCACGAATCCGAAAATGAAAGTGGGCGTTTTGGGCTGTATGGCAGAACGTTTGAAAAGTCAGTTTTTGGAAGAAGAAAAAATAGTTGATCTTGTTGTTGGTCCTGATGCTTATAAAGATCTTCCGAATTTATTGGCTGAAGTTGAAGAAGGCCGTGACGCCATTAATGTAATTTTATCAAAAGAAGAAACTTACGGAGATATTTCGCCTGTTCGTTTAATGAGCAACGGAATTACTGCTTTGGTTTCTATTACTCGCGGATGCGATAATATGTGTACGTTCTGTGTTGTGCCTTTTACACGCGGACGCGAAAGAAGCCGTGAACCACAAAGTATCATGAATGAAATTCAGGATTTATGGAATAACGGCTATAAAGAAGTTACACTTCTTGGACAAAACGTTGACAGCTACCTTTGGTACGGCGGCGGATTGAAAAAAGATTTTGTAAATGCTTCTGAAATGCAGAAAGCAACTGCAGTAGATTTCGATCAATTGCTTGAAATGGTTGCTGTTGGTTTCCCAAAAATGCGTATTCGATTTTCGACTTCAAATCCGCAGGATATGCATGAGAGTATTTTACATGTTATTGCAAAATATCCTAATATCTGCAAACATATTCACTTACCGGTTCAGTCTGGAAGTAACCGAATTTTAAAAGAAATGAATCGTTTGCACTCTCGTGAAGAATACATGGCTTTGATTGACAAAATTAGAGCTATTGTTCCAGATGCTTCGATTTCGCAAGATATGATTGCTGGTTTCCCTACAGAAACAGAAGAAGATCATCAAGATACAATGAGTTTGATGGAATATGTAAAATATAATTTTGGTTATATGTATTCATATTCTGAACGCCCTGGAACTTTGGCTGGAAGAAAAATGGAAGATGATGTTGAAGAAGAGACTAAAGCAAGAAGATTACAGGAAATTGTCGATTTACAGCAAAAACATGCTTGGTTTAGAAGCGAAGAGTTCGTTGGAAAAACAGTCGAAGTTTTAGTGGAGAAAGTTTCTAAGAAATCTGCAGCTGAATTCTCTGGAAGAAACTCACAAAGCATTACAGTTGTTTTCCCAAAAGAAAATTACAAAATTGGAGATTTCGTAAACGTAAAAATCACAAGCTGTACTTCAGGAACTTTAAAAGGTGAAGCAGTTGGTTTGAGTAGCATGAATTAA
- a CDS encoding formimidoylglutamase, with product MEFDFLEPVNDGIVRFVGGLSSQELGSKVVFHTQDQFPDIAQISIAIIGVLEDRTNINMINEVNLSAVRKKLYSMFPGNWDASIADLGDILAGDSVEDTYFALKKVTSALIKNKVIPIVLGGSQDLTYALYRAYDDLEQMVNLVAVDNKFDFGKENESVSANSYLTKIIIDEPNNLFNYCNIGYQTYYNSQEEIDLIEKLFFDAYRLGEISNKITLAEPVFRDADLVSIDLNSVKSSASANMVTFEPNGFNGKEICALARYAGISDKVSSFGVFNHNSTLAESAIIAQIVWYFIEGYHYRSKEYPFGSRANYLKYIVPLDDEELIFYKSDKTDRWWIEIPYESNGSNKLKRNTLLPCSYEEYLSACNQELPERWWKAQRKNAL from the coding sequence ATGGAATTTGATTTTCTAGAACCAGTTAATGATGGAATTGTAAGATTCGTCGGAGGACTGTCTTCACAAGAGCTTGGAAGTAAAGTTGTTTTTCATACCCAAGATCAGTTTCCTGATATTGCACAAATTAGCATTGCTATAATTGGTGTGTTGGAAGACCGTACAAACATTAATATGATTAACGAAGTTAATCTCTCTGCTGTGCGTAAGAAGCTTTATAGTATGTTTCCAGGCAATTGGGATGCGTCAATTGCAGATTTAGGAGATATACTTGCAGGCGATTCTGTAGAGGATACTTATTTTGCATTAAAGAAAGTTACATCTGCATTAATCAAGAATAAAGTCATACCTATAGTCCTAGGAGGTTCTCAGGATTTGACCTATGCTTTATATCGTGCTTACGATGATTTGGAACAGATGGTAAATTTGGTTGCAGTTGATAATAAATTCGATTTTGGTAAAGAAAATGAGTCAGTTTCGGCTAATTCATATCTAACAAAAATCATTATTGATGAGCCAAACAACCTTTTTAACTACTGTAATATAGGATATCAAACTTATTATAATTCGCAAGAAGAAATCGATCTGATTGAGAAGCTGTTTTTTGATGCTTATCGTTTGGGTGAAATTTCAAATAAAATTACATTGGCCGAGCCAGTTTTTAGAGATGCAGACTTGGTTAGTATAGATTTAAATTCTGTAAAGTCTTCTGCTTCAGCAAACATGGTTACTTTTGAGCCAAACGGATTCAATGGAAAAGAAATTTGTGCTTTGGCTAGGTATGCTGGTATCAGTGATAAAGTTTCTTCTTTTGGCGTATTTAATCATAACAGTACATTGGCAGAATCAGCTATTATTGCTCAGATTGTATGGTATTTTATTGAAGGTTATCATTACCGCTCAAAAGAGTATCCATTTGGAAGTCGAGCCAACTATTTAAAATATATTGTGCCGCTAGATGATGAAGAATTGATATTTTACAAAAGTGATAAAACTGACCGTTGGTGGATCGAAATTCCATACGAATCAAATGGCAGCAATAAACTGAAAAGAAATACGTTATTACCTTGTTCTTACGAAGAATATTTGTCGGCTTGCAATCAAGAATTGCCAGAAAGATGGTGGAAAGCGCAAAGAAAAAACGCTTTATAG
- the porL gene encoding type IX secretion system motor protein PorL/GldL, which translates to MALLSKKAMNFAYGMGAAVVIVGALFKITHFEIGPLTGTVMLSVGLVTEALIFALSAFEPVEEELDWTLVYPELANGQAREKKAKAETPTDAQGLLSQKLDTLLKEAKIDGELMSSLGNSIKNFESAAKGIAPTVDSIAGQKKYSEELSVAAAQMESLNSLYKVQLESASRNAEANKEIAENASKLKEQMASMTANIASLNSVYGGMLSAMSNKG; encoded by the coding sequence ATGGCATTATTAAGTAAAAAAGCAATGAATTTCGCTTATGGTATGGGAGCGGCAGTGGTAATCGTTGGAGCGTTATTCAAAATTACTCACTTTGAGATTGGACCATTAACAGGTACAGTTATGCTTTCAGTAGGATTAGTTACTGAGGCGTTAATTTTCGCGCTTTCTGCTTTCGAACCAGTTGAAGAAGAACTAGATTGGACTCTAGTTTACCCAGAATTAGCTAACGGACAAGCTAGAGAGAAAAAAGCTAAAGCTGAAACTCCAACTGATGCTCAAGGATTATTATCTCAAAAATTAGACACATTATTAAAAGAAGCTAAAATTGACGGTGAATTAATGTCAAGTTTAGGAAACAGCATCAAAAACTTCGAATCTGCTGCTAAAGGAATTGCTCCAACTGTAGATTCAATCGCTGGACAAAAGAAATATTCTGAAGAATTATCTGTTGCTGCTGCTCAAATGGAATCATTAAACAGTTTATATAAAGTACAATTAGAAAGTGCTTCTAGAAACGCTGAGGCTAACAAAGAAATTGCTGAAAACGCTTCTAAATTAAAAGAACAAATGGCATCTATGACTGCAAACATTGCTTCTTTAAACAGCGTTTACGGTGGTATGCTTTCTGCAATGAGTAACAAAGGATAA
- the porM gene encoding type IX secretion system motor protein PorM/GldM, translated as MAGGKLTPRQKMINLMYLVFIAMLAMNVSKEVISAFGLMNEKFEGANKTSTETNAGLLTSLDQKAAEAKGEFAIAAVTAHKVETITKEFYDYIGTLKTQAVKGFEVDKATGKMPYESMDRGDNIDDWFTGDGYTKKGNEIIAKIEKYKADIKAALGTDKKYAAIIAEVEKKFDVSDVKNKEGLKEKYLAYHFKGFPAIASAAKLSAWQNDVKKTETDVYNSALGKAAVAAASYSNYQAIVVLDKNAYFQGEKVTGKVVLGRYDENTTPTSFQGPGQIVNGQAVISLTAGGVGEQDINGQFTFLEDGKNIPLKFSGKYVVVPRPNAATISADKMNVVYRGVVNPISVSFAGVDANKIVASAPGLSSAGKPGKYNMSPGQGTETTISVTGTLPNGDKVTDKKTFRIKGIPGPTGTIRGEMGVVKGPKSNLEIATIGAKLLDFDFEVGLDVVGFNMKIAGQPTVVVSGNKMNAQCKQVLSRAGKGDQVTISEIKTKLVGAGSYLLPRTAPVIYEIQ; from the coding sequence ATGGCAGGAGGAAAATTAACCCCTAGACAGAAGATGATTAACCTGATGTACCTGGTTTTCATCGCAATGTTAGCAATGAACGTATCAAAAGAAGTTATTTCTGCTTTTGGTTTGATGAATGAAAAATTTGAAGGTGCAAATAAAACATCGACAGAGACAAATGCAGGTTTATTAACTTCTTTGGATCAAAAAGCTGCTGAAGCAAAAGGAGAATTTGCAATTGCTGCAGTAACAGCTCACAAAGTTGAAACAATTACAAAAGAATTTTATGATTATATAGGTACTCTAAAAACTCAGGCTGTTAAAGGTTTCGAAGTTGATAAAGCAACAGGAAAAATGCCTTATGAGTCTATGGATAGAGGTGATAATATCGACGACTGGTTTACAGGAGACGGTTACACTAAAAAAGGTAACGAAATTATCGCTAAAATCGAAAAATATAAAGCTGATATCAAAGCTGCTTTAGGAACAGACAAAAAATACGCAGCAATTATCGCTGAGGTTGAAAAGAAATTTGATGTTTCTGATGTTAAAAACAAAGAGGGGCTTAAAGAAAAATATTTAGCTTACCACTTTAAAGGATTCCCAGCTATTGCTTCTGCAGCTAAACTTTCAGCTTGGCAGAACGATGTTAAAAAGACTGAAACAGACGTTTACAACAGTGCATTAGGTAAAGCTGCAGTTGCTGCTGCTTCTTACAGCAACTACCAAGCAATTGTTGTTTTAGATAAAAATGCTTATTTCCAAGGAGAAAAAGTTACTGGTAAAGTTGTTTTAGGTCGTTATGACGAAAACACTACACCAACTTCTTTCCAAGGTCCTGGACAAATTGTAAACGGACAAGCTGTTATCTCTTTAACTGCTGGTGGAGTTGGAGAACAAGATATCAACGGACAATTTACTTTCTTAGAGGATGGAAAAAATATTCCTTTAAAATTCTCTGGTAAATACGTTGTGGTTCCAAGACCAAACGCTGCTACAATTTCTGCAGATAAAATGAACGTAGTATATAGAGGTGTTGTTAACCCAATCTCTGTGTCTTTTGCAGGTGTTGATGCTAACAAAATTGTTGCAAGTGCTCCAGGTTTATCTTCTGCTGGAAAACCAGGAAAATATAACATGAGCCCAGGTCAAGGTACTGAAACTACAATTTCTGTAACTGGTACTTTGCCAAATGGTGATAAAGTAACTGATAAGAAAACATTCAGAATTAAAGGTATTCCTGGTCCAACAGGAACAATTAGAGGTGAGATGGGAGTTGTTAAAGGTCCTAAATCTAACTTAGAGATTGCTACTATTGGAGCTAAACTTCTTGATTTTGATTTTGAAGTTGGTTTAGATGTTGTTGGATTCAATATGAAAATTGCTGGACAGCCTACAGTTGTTGTTTCAGGAAACAAAATGAATGCACAATGTAAACAAGTACTTTCAAGAGCAGGTAAAGGAGACCAAGTTACTATTTCTGAAATTAAAACTAAACTTGTTGGAGCTGGTAGCTATTTATTGCCAAGAACTGCTCCTGTAATTTACGAAATACAATAA
- the topA gene encoding type I DNA topoisomerase, translating to MAKNLVIVESPAKAKTIEKFLGSDFQVESSYGHIADLPSKEIGVDVENGFKPKYEVSPDKKALVTKLKSLSKNAETVWLASDEDREGEAISWHLAEELKLDRKKTKRIVFHEITKSAILKAIDNPREIDYNLVNAQQARRVLDRLVGYELSPVLWRKIKGGLSAGRVQSVSVRLIVEREREIQSFNAVATYSIVAEFVNEAGKAFKAKLPKNFNTKKEAEDFLNQNIGSKYKVADLETKPTKKSPTAPFTTSTLQQEAARKLYLPVGITMQLAQRLYEAGLITYMRTDSVNLSKEAMDAAQAEIIKSYGKEFSKPRVFANKNKGAQEAHEAIRPTDMSRHTVNIDRDQARLYDLIWKRTLASQMSDAQLERTNVKIEADNHDEIFTASGEVLLFEGFLKVYLEGHDDDEEEQEGMLPALKVNEKLANNYITATERYSRPPARYTEASLVKKLEELGIGRPSTYAPTISTIINRNYVEKGTLEGVERNYTQLTLQNSKVGEKVLKENTGSDKGKLVPTDIGTIVTDFLVKNFGNILDYNFTAKVEQDFDEIAEGNIDWAKMMQDFYNKFHPNVKEVEANAERESGERILGKDADGRQVSVRLGKFGPMAQIGEADDEDKKFASLMADQNIGNITLEEALNLFLLPKSLGEYKGEEVEVNNGRYGPYVRHGSVFISLPRGEDPLNVSKERAQELIDEKALADAPIAVYKGEAVQKGVGRFGPFIKWNGLFVNVSKKYNFDNLSQADVEELIEEKLQKNIDKVIHNWEEEGIVVEKARWGRSVILKGKVKIELSKDVDAAKLTLAQVQEMIAAKTPAKKAPAKKTAAKTTTAKKAPAKKTAAKKK from the coding sequence ATGGCAAAGAATTTAGTAATAGTGGAGTCACCTGCAAAGGCGAAAACGATCGAGAAATTTCTCGGAAGTGATTTTCAGGTGGAGTCAAGTTATGGTCACATAGCGGACTTACCATCAAAGGAAATAGGAGTAGATGTAGAAAATGGTTTTAAACCAAAATATGAAGTTTCTCCGGATAAAAAAGCCTTGGTAACGAAACTAAAATCACTTTCTAAGAATGCCGAAACGGTTTGGTTAGCATCCGATGAGGACCGCGAGGGAGAGGCTATTTCATGGCACTTGGCGGAAGAACTGAAACTTGATAGAAAAAAAACTAAACGTATTGTTTTTCATGAGATTACAAAATCTGCGATCCTTAAAGCAATCGATAATCCTAGAGAAATTGATTATAATTTAGTAAACGCACAACAAGCACGTCGTGTTCTGGATCGTTTAGTAGGTTATGAACTATCTCCGGTTTTATGGAGAAAAATCAAAGGCGGACTTTCTGCTGGTCGTGTACAATCTGTTTCTGTACGTTTGATTGTAGAGAGAGAACGTGAAATTCAAAGCTTCAATGCAGTTGCAACATATTCAATTGTTGCGGAATTTGTAAACGAAGCTGGAAAAGCTTTCAAAGCAAAATTGCCAAAAAACTTCAATACTAAAAAAGAAGCCGAAGATTTCTTAAATCAAAACATTGGTTCTAAATATAAGGTAGCCGATTTAGAAACTAAACCTACCAAAAAATCTCCAACAGCACCTTTTACAACTTCGACACTTCAGCAGGAAGCAGCGAGAAAATTGTATTTGCCAGTTGGAATTACCATGCAGTTAGCACAGCGTTTATATGAGGCGGGACTTATTACTTATATGAGAACCGATTCTGTAAATCTTTCTAAAGAGGCAATGGATGCTGCACAAGCAGAAATTATCAAATCTTACGGAAAAGAATTCTCTAAGCCGAGAGTTTTTGCTAATAAAAATAAAGGAGCACAAGAAGCGCACGAAGCAATTCGTCCAACTGATATGTCTCGACATACTGTAAATATTGATCGTGATCAGGCTCGTTTATACGATTTGATCTGGAAAAGAACTTTGGCTTCGCAAATGAGCGATGCACAGCTTGAAAGAACAAATGTGAAGATCGAAGCAGATAATCACGATGAGATTTTTACAGCCTCAGGAGAAGTATTGCTTTTTGAAGGTTTCTTAAAAGTGTACTTAGAAGGTCATGATGATGACGAAGAAGAGCAAGAAGGAATGCTTCCAGCTTTAAAAGTAAACGAAAAACTGGCTAATAACTATATTACAGCCACAGAACGATATTCAAGACCGCCTGCGCGTTATACGGAGGCATCGTTGGTTAAAAAACTGGAGGAACTTGGAATTGGTCGTCCTTCGACTTATGCGCCAACAATTTCTACAATTATCAATAGAAATTATGTTGAAAAAGGAACTCTTGAAGGTGTAGAGCGTAATTATACACAGCTTACTTTGCAAAATAGTAAAGTAGGAGAAAAAGTGTTGAAAGAAAATACAGGTTCTGATAAAGGAAAATTGGTTCCTACAGATATCGGAACGATTGTTACTGATTTCTTGGTGAAGAATTTCGGAAACATTCTAGATTATAATTTCACTGCGAAAGTGGAACAGGATTTTGACGAAATTGCCGAAGGAAATATTGACTGGGCAAAAATGATGCAGGATTTCTACAATAAATTCCATCCAAATGTAAAAGAAGTTGAGGCCAACGCCGAGCGTGAAAGCGGAGAAAGAATTTTAGGAAAAGATGCTGACGGAAGACAAGTTTCTGTTCGTTTAGGAAAATTTGGGCCAATGGCACAGATTGGAGAAGCAGATGATGAAGATAAAAAGTTTGCCAGCTTAATGGCAGATCAAAATATAGGAAACATAACGCTTGAAGAAGCTTTGAATTTATTCTTGCTTCCAAAAAGTTTAGGTGAATATAAAGGAGAAGAGGTAGAAGTAAATAATGGACGTTATGGGCCTTACGTTCGTCACGGAAGTGTTTTTATATCATTACCAAGAGGAGAAGATCCTTTAAATGTTTCTAAAGAAAGAGCTCAGGAATTAATTGACGAAAAAGCACTTGCTGATGCGCCAATTGCAGTTTATAAAGGTGAAGCTGTTCAAAAAGGAGTGGGGCGTTTTGGACCATTCATTAAATGGAACGGGCTTTTTGTAAACGTAAGCAAGAAATACAATTTTGATAATCTTTCTCAAGCAGATGTTGAAGAATTGATTGAAGAAAAACTTCAGAAAAACATCGATAAGGTTATTCATAACTGGGAGGAAGAAGGAATTGTAGTAGAAAAAGCACGTTGGGGACGTTCTGTAATTCTGAAAGGAAAAGTCAAAATTGAATTAAGTAAAGATGTTGATGCAGCAAAATTAACATTAGCACAAGTTCAAGAAATGATTGCGGCTAAGACACCTGCTAAAAAAGCGCCTGCAAAGAAAACTGCAGCTAAAACAACAACGGCTAAAAAAGCTCCAGCTAAAAAAACAGCTGCTAAAAAGAAATAA
- the porK gene encoding type IX secretion system lipoprotein PorK/GldK, translated as MKKFIAFAAMLTLVIGCGKSGDKGELVGVTGGKWHPEKPYGMTLVPGGSFIMGKSDADLANVEDAPTKTVTVRSFYMDETEITNSEYRQFVEWVKDSTMRVRLAILADETGQKATDGKGKKGGSIADYAFNDSDPEKMTAYDKYMYDNYYSVGTKDDPYAGRKLNRKVKLIKDTKAYPDEYYAEVMDSMYLPIEESYNGLRTIDVNKLKFRYSWMDIQAAAKAKVGKRSDFVKTEQVNVYPDTAVWIKDFAYSYNEPMHNDYFWHKAYGDYPVVGVTWKQAKAFCAWRTLNKNSYIKSKKKGRDLVNAFRLPTEAEWEYAARGGLESATYPWGGPYTKSDRGCFLANFKPSRGDYAADEALYTVEAKSYDVNGYGLYNMAGNVSEWTDSAYNPNAYEYVSTMNPNVIDGKNQRKVVRGGSWKDVAYFLQVSTRDHEYADSARSYIGFRTVQDYMGTQVTGNRKK; from the coding sequence ATGAAGAAGTTTATTGCATTTGCAGCAATGTTAACACTAGTAATCGGCTGTGGTAAGTCTGGTGACAAAGGTGAATTAGTCGGTGTTACAGGAGGGAAATGGCATCCCGAGAAGCCTTATGGAATGACATTAGTTCCGGGTGGATCTTTTATTATGGGTAAATCAGATGCTGATTTAGCTAACGTAGAAGATGCTCCAACTAAAACTGTAACTGTTCGTTCATTTTATATGGATGAAACTGAGATTACAAATAGTGAGTATCGTCAATTTGTGGAGTGGGTAAAAGACTCTACAATGAGAGTTCGTTTAGCAATCTTAGCAGACGAAACTGGGCAAAAAGCTACTGATGGAAAAGGTAAAAAAGGCGGAAGCATTGCTGATTATGCTTTTAACGATTCTGATCCAGAAAAAATGACAGCTTATGACAAATATATGTACGACAACTACTATAGTGTTGGTACAAAAGATGATCCATATGCTGGAAGAAAATTAAACAGAAAAGTAAAATTAATTAAAGATACAAAAGCTTATCCAGATGAGTATTACGCTGAAGTAATGGATTCTATGTATTTGCCAATTGAAGAATCGTACAATGGTTTAAGAACAATTGATGTAAATAAATTGAAGTTCCGTTATTCTTGGATGGATATTCAAGCTGCTGCAAAAGCAAAAGTTGGAAAAAGAAGTGACTTCGTAAAAACTGAGCAGGTAAATGTTTATCCTGATACTGCAGTTTGGATTAAAGATTTCGCTTATTCATATAATGAGCCAATGCACAATGATTACTTCTGGCATAAGGCTTATGGAGATTATCCAGTAGTGGGTGTAACTTGGAAACAAGCTAAAGCATTCTGTGCTTGGAGAACTTTAAACAAAAACAGCTACATTAAATCTAAGAAAAAAGGACGTGACTTAGTAAATGCTTTCAGATTGCCTACTGAGGCAGAATGGGAGTATGCTGCTAGAGGTGGTCTAGAGTCTGCAACTTACCCATGGGGAGGTCCTTATACTAAGAGTGATAGAGGTTGTTTCTTAGCTAACTTCAAACCAAGTAGAGGAGATTATGCTGCTGATGAAGCACTTTATACAGTTGAAGCTAAATCATACGATGTAAATGGTTACGGATTGTACAACATGGCAGGAAACGTTTCTGAGTGGACAGATTCAGCTTACAATCCAAACGCTTACGAATATGTATCAACAATGAATCCAAACGTTATCGATGGTAAAAACCAAAGAAAAGTTGTTCGTGGAGGTTCTTGGAAAGACGTTGCTTATTTCCTACAGGTAAGCACTCGTGACCACGAATATGCTGACTCAGCAAGAAGCTACATCGGATTCAGAACTGTACAAGATTACATGGGTACTCAAGTTACAGGAAACAGAAAAAAGTAA
- a CDS encoding GxxExxY protein: protein MELYRKEEYYKIVGICMEVHRILGGGLLEIVYKDALEYEFKKHNIPYEREKEYNIQYKDIVLAHKFYADFVVYDEIILEVKASKEIIDEHTAQTINYLKLADSDLGIIVNFNKKTLQHKRVIH, encoded by the coding sequence ATGGAATTGTACAGAAAAGAAGAATACTATAAAATTGTTGGGATTTGCATGGAAGTTCATAGAATATTAGGCGGTGGTCTTTTGGAAATTGTTTACAAGGATGCATTAGAGTATGAATTTAAAAAACATAATATTCCTTATGAACGTGAAAAAGAATACAATATTCAATACAAAGACATTGTTTTGGCACATAAATTCTATGCCGATTTTGTAGTTTATGACGAAATCATTTTAGAAGTAAAAGCATCAAAAGAAATAATTGATGAACATACCGCTCAAACAATAAATTATTTAAAATTAGCTGATAGCGATTTAGGAATTATCGTTAATTTTAATAAAAAGACATTACAACACAAAAGAGTTATTCATTGA